One Roseimicrobium gellanilyticum DNA window includes the following coding sequences:
- a CDS encoding putative quinol monooxygenase, whose amino-acid sequence MISLLVTLEIAPDRVDEFLGYIKEEAADARTKEPGCRRFEISRSVDRPNVFTLTEAYDDLAALEAHRQTPHFLLFRQRADGGLILSKSSVCGEVIDG is encoded by the coding sequence ATGATCTCGCTCCTCGTCACTCTGGAAATCGCGCCTGACCGCGTGGATGAATTTTTGGGCTACATCAAGGAAGAAGCCGCGGACGCACGCACGAAGGAGCCCGGCTGCCGCCGCTTCGAGATCAGCCGTAGTGTGGACCGTCCCAATGTCTTCACCCTTACCGAGGCCTATGACGATCTCGCGGCCCTTGAGGCACATCGTCAGACGCCCCATTTCCTGCTCTTCCGCCAGCGCGCCGATGGAGGTCTCATCCTCAGCAAGTCCAGTGTGTGTGGTGAAGTGATCGATGGCTGA
- a CDS encoding VOC family protein encodes MSSKTATKEASATKPVDPVPNGMHTVTPHLVCAGAAEAIDFYVKAFGATDICRVPGQDGKLMHAMIGIGDSLVMLVDEMPDFGILGPKAKGGSSVTIHLQVKDSDALFDQAVKAGAKVVMPITEQFWGDRYGVVEDPCGHQWSIATHVRDVSPEELQKAAASACCGESCVA; translated from the coding sequence ATGAGCTCGAAAACCGCTACCAAAGAAGCCTCCGCTACGAAGCCCGTGGATCCCGTGCCGAATGGCATGCACACCGTGACCCCGCACCTTGTTTGTGCCGGTGCCGCTGAAGCCATCGATTTCTATGTGAAAGCCTTCGGCGCTACCGACATCTGCCGCGTCCCAGGGCAGGATGGCAAGCTGATGCATGCCATGATCGGCATTGGCGACTCCCTCGTCATGCTGGTGGATGAAATGCCAGACTTCGGCATCCTGGGCCCCAAGGCCAAGGGTGGCTCATCCGTCACCATCCATCTACAGGTAAAGGATTCTGATGCCCTCTTTGACCAGGCGGTGAAGGCTGGCGCCAAGGTGGTGATGCCCATCACCGAGCAGTTCTGGGGCGATCGCTACGGCGTGGTGGAAGATCCCTGTGGCCACCAGTGGTCCATCGCCACCCACGTGCGCGACGTCTCTCCCGAAGAGTTGCAGAAGGCCGCCGCCAGTGCCTGCTGTGGAGAAAGCTGCGTGGCCTGA
- a CDS encoding DoxX family membrane protein — protein MENTESMLQGKSRSVSTLVEWSLRVSLAAAFLSAVADRFGLTGPAGAPNVGWGSWQPFVDYTGTLLFFLPKGLVSVAAVLATAAEVILALWLLTGWQTRLAAYGSALLLLSFALAMTLALGVKAPLNYSVFTAAAAAFALGAMKS, from the coding sequence ATGGAAAACACTGAATCCATGCTGCAAGGGAAGTCGCGCTCCGTGAGCACCTTGGTCGAATGGTCGCTGCGAGTCAGCCTCGCAGCGGCCTTTCTCTCCGCGGTGGCGGATCGTTTCGGTCTCACCGGGCCTGCTGGAGCTCCCAATGTGGGTTGGGGATCGTGGCAGCCGTTTGTGGACTACACAGGGACGCTGCTCTTCTTCCTGCCAAAGGGGCTTGTGTCAGTGGCTGCCGTTCTTGCGACAGCAGCGGAAGTCATCCTCGCTTTGTGGCTGTTGACGGGTTGGCAAACCCGGCTCGCTGCATACGGCAGTGCGTTGCTTCTGCTGAGCTTTGCATTGGCCATGACACTCGCGCTCGGGGTGAAGGCGCCGCTGAACTATTCGGTGTTCACCGCGGCCGCGGCAGCCTTTGCATTGGGTGCGATGAAATCATGA
- a CDS encoding class II fumarate hydratase, with translation MSTRLEKDSMGEMPVPADALYGASTQRAVLNFPVSGRPVPYPIIHAYGLIKWAAAKVHHDLGLLSAERTKLIEQASLEVADGKLDAHFVVDIYQTGSGTSTNMNANEVISNRACQIAGKAIGAKDPVHPNDHVNMGQSSNDTFPTAMHVAVAQELNNKLLPALEKLQAALEVKAKAFWDVLKIGRTHLMDATPVRLGQEFKGFARQAEHGVDRVHKAIKTILELPLGGTAVGTGLNCHPEFPAKAIALLAEKTGIPFREAADHFEAQSAKDGLVEASGQLKTIATSLFKIANDVRWLASGPQCAIGEISIPATQPGSSIMPGKVNPVMCESLMQVCARVMGNDVTVNWCGANGNFDLNVMMPAMGAAILESIELLTNAIGIFTTRCVEGIEAKEDRCKNFIEYSLAMVTGLNSKIGYDKAAVIAKESAKTGTPVRQLCMARLDELGITEAELNEALDPARMCAPDASMVGAGGG, from the coding sequence ATGAGTACCCGTCTCGAAAAAGACAGCATGGGTGAGATGCCCGTGCCTGCCGACGCCCTGTATGGCGCCTCCACGCAACGCGCTGTTCTCAATTTCCCCGTCAGCGGTCGCCCCGTCCCCTACCCCATCATTCACGCCTACGGCCTCATCAAGTGGGCAGCGGCGAAGGTGCACCATGACCTGGGCCTCCTCTCTGCAGAGCGCACCAAGCTGATCGAACAGGCCTCGCTGGAAGTGGCCGATGGCAAGCTCGACGCCCACTTCGTAGTGGACATCTACCAGACCGGCTCGGGCACGAGCACGAATATGAACGCGAACGAGGTCATCTCGAATCGCGCCTGCCAGATTGCCGGCAAGGCCATCGGCGCCAAGGACCCCGTGCACCCGAATGACCACGTGAACATGGGGCAGTCGTCCAACGACACCTTCCCCACCGCCATGCACGTGGCCGTGGCCCAGGAGCTGAACAACAAGCTCCTGCCCGCGCTCGAGAAGCTGCAGGCCGCCCTCGAAGTGAAGGCAAAGGCCTTCTGGGATGTGCTGAAGATTGGCCGCACCCACCTCATGGACGCCACTCCCGTGCGTCTGGGCCAGGAGTTCAAGGGCTTTGCCCGCCAGGCTGAGCACGGCGTGGATCGCGTGCACAAGGCGATCAAGACCATCCTTGAGCTGCCCCTCGGCGGCACAGCCGTGGGCACTGGTCTGAATTGCCACCCGGAATTCCCAGCCAAGGCCATCGCCCTGCTCGCGGAAAAGACCGGCATCCCCTTCCGCGAAGCGGCCGATCACTTCGAAGCCCAGTCGGCCAAGGACGGTCTGGTGGAAGCCAGCGGCCAGCTCAAGACGATTGCCACCAGCCTCTTCAAGATCGCCAATGACGTCCGCTGGCTCGCATCTGGACCGCAGTGCGCGATTGGTGAGATCTCCATCCCCGCCACCCAGCCCGGCAGCAGCATCATGCCCGGCAAGGTGAACCCGGTGATGTGCGAAAGCCTCATGCAGGTCTGCGCCCGTGTGATGGGCAACGACGTCACCGTGAACTGGTGCGGCGCGAACGGAAACTTCGACCTCAATGTGATGATGCCCGCCATGGGTGCGGCCATCCTGGAGAGCATCGAGCTTCTCACGAATGCCATCGGCATCTTCACCACGCGCTGCGTCGAGGGCATCGAAGCCAAGGAAGACCGCTGCAAGAACTTCATCGAGTACAGCCTCGCCATGGTGACCGGCCTGAACTCGAAGATCGGCTACGACAAGGCGGCTGTCATCGCGAAGGAAAGCGCGAAGACCGGCACACCTGTCCGCCAGCTCTGCATGGCACGCCTCGACGAACTCGGCATTACCGAAGCCGAGCTCAACGAAGCCCTTGATCCCGCCCGCATGTGCGCGCCAGATGCGAGCATGGTGGGGGCTGGTGGGGGTTGA
- a CDS encoding GNAT family N-acetyltransferase: MTQASNSTPSGHVTFAVVSAADFEELAALRIAAMKASLEAVGRFDPERARERLRKSFYPDHTAFIVVDGQRIGFYTFRPADEGFQLDHLYVHPSCQSRGIGSEVIRHLLSLADASQMPVSLNALRDSASNRFYQRHGFVQTAEDEWDIYYTRTPGVSGAQAGGA; encoded by the coding sequence ATGACCCAAGCATCCAACTCGACACCTTCAGGCCACGTCACCTTTGCCGTCGTCTCGGCAGCCGATTTCGAAGAACTTGCTGCTCTTCGCATCGCAGCCATGAAGGCCAGTCTGGAGGCTGTCGGCCGTTTCGATCCCGAGCGGGCTCGCGAGCGACTGCGCAAGTCCTTCTACCCTGACCACACGGCCTTCATCGTTGTGGATGGACAACGCATCGGTTTCTACACCTTCCGCCCTGCTGATGAGGGCTTTCAATTGGATCACCTCTATGTCCACCCGAGTTGCCAGTCGCGGGGAATCGGTTCCGAGGTCATCCGGCATTTGCTTTCCCTCGCCGATGCCAGCCAGATGCCAGTTTCTCTCAACGCGTTGCGAGACAGCGCTTCAAACCGGTTCTACCAGCGTCACGGATTTGTGCAGACGGCCGAGGACGAGTGGGACATCTACTACACCCGGACGCCAGGTGTTTCTGGAGCCCAAGCTGGTGGCGCTTGA
- a CDS encoding alkaline phosphatase D family protein, with product MTRREFIAATSALPAATLAAEPGAPVPKDKNHAKPKPASAPKPPHPQIPPLTPIPGPACLEAGPMLGHVSDEEAWIWVKASKPSTLKVRVSEHADLSESREVAFGPVDERSGRTASVRVDNLHADKRYYYEVLLDDRIVSSMPAPSFVAASPSVWHGRIRVAFGSCVGRLPEYSAATWGDLAARGNFDLFLMLGDNHYGDTTELERQRLYYTAHRQLAGFREITAQRPVYAIWDDHDFGPNNSDSTSVGKEQSRQAFHEYWANPVRITEKEDPAIYHTFERSGVGFFMLDVRWHRTPNKDPDGAAKTMLGATQLAWLKRELKASKARVKIIASGSEWQTYSQPDSWAKFLTERDALLSWMQQEGIEGVIFVSGDRHFSAGYHIHDRWVEFTSGPLGSDNPKNPTSLVSPETFTFHHEGKLWTVLDIDCSTAIPAVSYEVWQAGEGMIESTPLAWEAICGRELIAKSERVMEVREEQERKKAGRS from the coding sequence ATGACACGTCGCGAATTCATCGCCGCCACTTCCGCTTTGCCTGCTGCCACGCTTGCGGCAGAACCGGGGGCGCCGGTCCCGAAAGACAAGAATCACGCCAAACCCAAGCCTGCCTCAGCTCCCAAGCCTCCGCATCCCCAGATTCCTCCGCTGACTCCAATTCCCGGTCCGGCATGCCTTGAGGCAGGGCCCATGCTCGGGCATGTGAGTGATGAGGAGGCGTGGATCTGGGTCAAGGCTTCCAAGCCCTCCACCTTGAAGGTGCGAGTGAGCGAACATGCCGATCTGTCTGAGTCGCGTGAGGTTGCATTCGGTCCCGTGGATGAAAGGTCCGGTCGCACAGCTTCCGTGCGTGTGGATAATCTGCATGCGGACAAGCGCTACTACTACGAGGTGCTCCTCGATGATCGCATCGTGAGCAGCATGCCGGCGCCCTCCTTCGTGGCTGCGTCACCTTCAGTGTGGCATGGCAGGATTCGGGTGGCCTTCGGCTCCTGCGTAGGACGGCTTCCGGAGTACTCCGCTGCCACTTGGGGAGACCTCGCCGCGCGTGGGAACTTTGACCTCTTTCTCATGCTCGGGGACAATCACTATGGCGACACCACTGAGTTGGAGCGGCAGCGTTTGTACTATACAGCGCATCGACAGCTTGCAGGCTTCCGGGAAATCACCGCGCAGCGCCCCGTGTACGCCATCTGGGATGACCATGACTTCGGGCCGAACAACAGCGACTCCACCTCCGTGGGCAAGGAGCAGTCGCGCCAGGCCTTCCACGAATACTGGGCCAATCCCGTGCGCATCACGGAGAAGGAGGATCCTGCGATCTATCACACGTTCGAGCGCAGCGGTGTTGGCTTCTTCATGCTCGACGTCCGCTGGCATCGTACCCCGAACAAGGATCCAGATGGCGCTGCAAAGACCATGCTCGGAGCTACGCAGCTTGCCTGGCTCAAACGCGAGCTCAAGGCCAGCAAGGCGAGGGTGAAAATCATCGCCAGCGGCAGCGAGTGGCAGACCTACAGCCAGCCGGATAGCTGGGCGAAATTCCTGACCGAGCGCGATGCATTGCTCTCGTGGATGCAGCAGGAAGGCATCGAAGGAGTCATTTTCGTCTCAGGGGATCGACACTTCTCCGCAGGGTACCACATTCATGACAGGTGGGTGGAATTCACCTCGGGTCCCTTGGGCAGCGACAATCCGAAAAATCCCACGAGCCTGGTATCCCCAGAGACCTTCACCTTCCATCACGAAGGTAAGCTGTGGACCGTGCTGGATATCGATTGCTCGACAGCGATACCTGCCGTGAGCTACGAAGTGTGGCAGGCAGGTGAAGGGATGATTGAGTCCACGCCCTTGGCTTGGGAGGCCATCTGTGGACGCGAACTCATTGCAAAGAGCGAGCGTGTCATGGAAGTGCGTGAGGAGCAGGAGAGGAAGAAGGCAGGCAGGAGCTAG
- a CDS encoding FmdB family zinc ribbon protein, producing MPTYHYIAEKPEEGCPRCRKGFDLRRPLDRPALTHCPLCKKPVVKVLQPFNTPKITKPLSVSDAKSAGFTVLEKRCDGSYEKR from the coding sequence ATGCCCACCTACCATTACATCGCCGAAAAACCTGAGGAGGGTTGCCCTCGCTGCCGCAAGGGCTTCGACCTGCGCCGCCCCCTCGACCGGCCCGCTCTGACCCACTGTCCGCTTTGCAAGAAGCCTGTGGTGAAGGTACTGCAGCCGTTCAATACCCCCAAAATCACCAAACCCCTGTCTGTTTCGGACGCCAAGAGTGCCGGCTTCACCGTTCTGGAGAAGCGCTGCGATGGCTCCTACGAAAAACGCTGA
- the rpsN gene encoding 30S ribosomal protein S14, with product MAKTCWLERNKRKQKTVDKYAKLREELKAKKDYVGLSMLPRDASPTRLVNRCRVSGRRRAFIRRFEMSRLTFREMASAGLIPGVTKSSW from the coding sequence ATGGCAAAGACCTGCTGGCTCGAGCGCAACAAGCGCAAACAAAAGACTGTTGATAAATATGCCAAGCTTCGTGAGGAGCTCAAGGCAAAGAAGGACTATGTGGGCCTCTCCATGCTGCCCCGCGATGCCAGCCCTACTCGTCTGGTGAACCGCTGCCGCGTCTCCGGCCGCCGTCGCGCTTTCATCCGCCGTTTTGAAATGTCCCGTCTTACCTTCCGTGAAATGGCCTCTGCTGGCCTCATTCCCGGAGTGACGAAATCGAGCTGGTAA
- the glp gene encoding gephyrin-like molybdotransferase Glp, whose translation MLTEQEALEHILSSVTALPSQSVPLREGVRSYAARAIHATIPLPGFDNSAMDGYAVRAEDTRTTEPLRVTGAIAAGDVAGVSLEPHTAIRIFTGAPMPPGADAVIMQEDVSTDAEKKSIVCKEPVELGENVRVLGCDLCVGQRIVDKGEPLNAARLAVLASQGLTHVDIAEAPRIAVVTTGDELIPPGEPLLPGKLYNSNGIMLEAMLRSVGISSPITFHHLRDNLEETVSALRELTRQHDFIILSGGVSVGEHDYIKPALKALDIPAEFWRVKVKPGKPVLFAKTVSSPRPCHLFGLPGNPVSSHVTFHLFVRPALLKVLGAGNASRSLPRVSATLTRAMKNRGDRPHYIRGVHEDGKFTPTGVQQSHALFSLSRANAFLRMDPEQELAEGATVQALLCD comes from the coding sequence ATGCTCACCGAGCAAGAAGCCCTCGAACACATCCTCTCCTCCGTCACGGCCCTTCCATCGCAGAGCGTGCCTCTTCGCGAAGGGGTTAGGAGCTATGCTGCCAGGGCGATACACGCGACCATTCCCCTCCCCGGCTTCGACAACTCAGCGATGGATGGCTATGCAGTCCGTGCAGAGGATACTCGAACCACGGAGCCCCTGCGTGTCACAGGAGCCATCGCCGCAGGTGATGTGGCCGGTGTCTCACTCGAGCCTCACACCGCCATTCGCATCTTCACCGGCGCCCCCATGCCTCCGGGGGCTGATGCCGTGATCATGCAGGAGGACGTATCCACGGATGCGGAGAAGAAATCGATCGTGTGCAAGGAACCGGTGGAACTCGGGGAGAACGTCCGCGTGCTCGGCTGCGACCTCTGTGTGGGCCAGCGCATCGTGGACAAAGGCGAGCCTCTCAATGCCGCGCGCCTCGCCGTGCTGGCATCCCAAGGGCTCACGCACGTGGACATTGCGGAAGCGCCACGCATCGCAGTCGTCACCACAGGCGATGAGCTCATCCCTCCCGGTGAACCGCTGCTTCCCGGGAAACTCTACAACTCCAATGGCATCATGCTGGAAGCGATGTTGCGGAGCGTGGGCATCTCCTCACCCATCACCTTCCATCATCTGAGGGATAACCTTGAGGAAACCGTGAGCGCATTGCGCGAGTTGACTCGACAGCATGACTTCATCATTCTCTCCGGCGGCGTGTCCGTGGGTGAGCATGACTACATCAAGCCTGCCCTCAAGGCACTGGACATTCCCGCGGAGTTCTGGCGCGTGAAGGTGAAGCCGGGCAAGCCGGTGCTCTTTGCGAAGACAGTCTCGTCCCCTCGCCCTTGTCATCTTTTCGGCCTGCCGGGCAATCCCGTGTCTTCGCATGTGACATTCCACCTCTTTGTGCGGCCTGCCCTGTTGAAAGTCCTCGGCGCCGGCAATGCCTCGCGGAGCCTGCCCCGCGTAAGTGCCACGCTCACCCGTGCCATGAAAAATCGCGGTGACCGTCCGCATTACATCCGCGGTGTTCATGAGGATGGGAAGTTCACCCCCACCGGCGTGCAACAATCTCACGCGCTCTTCAGCCTGAGCCGGGCGAATGCCTTCCTGCGCATGGATCCGGAGCAGGAGCTAGCGGAAGGCGCTACTGTTCAGGCACTCCTGTGTGACTGA
- a CDS encoding DUF72 domain-containing protein, which produces MSEMRIGISGWRYAPWRGVFYPKGLPQHRELEFASRQVNSIEINGSFYSLQSPSSYRKWHEATPEGFCFSVKGARYVTHILRLKDVKTPLANFFASGVLYLGEKLGPLLWQLPPSLKYDHDLIEEFLKLLPKDTDAASKLARRHNDKLKTRAVIKARANLPLRHAMEVRHASFECEDFVSLLRKYQVALVVADTAGKWPFMEDPTTGFMYLRLHGDEKLYVSGYTKSALREWARKIRGWSRGKTPAKTKLTAPRPRVLSRGRDIFVYFDNDVKVHAPFDAMNLAHQLGVSHASSPEHPDVFVREEPRERWPVWELRKERKKTARD; this is translated from the coding sequence ATGAGCGAGATGCGCATTGGCATTTCCGGCTGGAGATACGCCCCGTGGCGGGGCGTGTTCTATCCGAAGGGATTGCCCCAGCATCGGGAACTTGAGTTTGCCTCCAGGCAGGTGAACTCCATCGAGATCAATGGGTCGTTCTATTCGCTACAGAGCCCATCGAGCTATCGAAAGTGGCATGAGGCAACTCCTGAGGGTTTCTGCTTCTCGGTGAAAGGAGCGCGATACGTCACCCACATCCTGAGACTCAAGGATGTAAAAACGCCTCTGGCAAACTTCTTCGCGTCAGGCGTGCTATATCTCGGTGAAAAGCTGGGACCGCTTCTCTGGCAGCTTCCGCCCAGCCTCAAATACGATCACGACTTGATAGAGGAATTCCTCAAGCTACTGCCAAAAGATACCGATGCCGCATCCAAACTGGCGAGGCGGCACAATGACAAGCTGAAAACTCGGGCAGTAATCAAGGCACGAGCCAACCTTCCGCTACGCCACGCCATGGAAGTGCGCCATGCGTCCTTCGAATGTGAGGATTTTGTTTCTCTACTCCGGAAATACCAAGTTGCGCTTGTAGTCGCTGACACCGCAGGCAAGTGGCCATTCATGGAAGATCCGACGACTGGCTTCATGTATCTGCGACTCCATGGCGACGAGAAACTCTACGTCAGCGGCTACACGAAATCCGCACTCCGGGAGTGGGCACGCAAAATACGGGGCTGGTCGCGGGGGAAGACGCCTGCCAAAACAAAACTAACAGCGCCTCGGCCTCGTGTTTTATCCCGAGGAAGGGATATCTTTGTCTACTTCGACAACGATGTGAAAGTCCATGCGCCGTTCGATGCCATGAATCTCGCGCACCAGCTTGGAGTATCACACGCATCCTCACCAGAGCACCCTGATGTCTTCGTCAGGGAAGAACCCCGCGAACGCTGGCCCGTCTGGGAGCTGCGCAAGGAAAGAAAGAAAACTGCACGCGACTGA
- a CDS encoding cupin domain-containing protein yields MKPTLLLAATLLALNLTTPLAVNAADKEPVEIKELFKRAHPELADKEVLVKRIELQPGASAPPHVHPGMVTGYVERGSLEFQLKDEPLLKLKAGDTFFEPPGSYHMVARNPDATNVTVVIAFVVNPKGAPLSTPLEGHGKH; encoded by the coding sequence ATGAAACCAACCCTCCTTCTTGCCGCGACCCTGCTGGCACTCAACCTCACGACACCTCTCGCAGTGAATGCTGCGGACAAAGAGCCCGTGGAGATTAAAGAGCTTTTCAAACGCGCCCACCCTGAACTCGCTGACAAGGAAGTGCTGGTGAAGCGCATTGAGCTTCAGCCCGGCGCTTCAGCACCTCCGCATGTGCATCCCGGCATGGTGACCGGATATGTGGAGCGTGGTTCGCTGGAGTTTCAGTTGAAGGACGAGCCATTGCTCAAGCTGAAGGCCGGTGACACCTTCTTTGAGCCGCCAGGCAGCTATCACATGGTAGCAAGGAATCCAGATGCCACGAACGTCACGGTGGTGATTGCTTTCGTGGTGAATCCCAAAGGAGCGCCGCTGTCCACACCGTTGGAAGGTCATGGAAAACACTGA
- a CDS encoding SDR family oxidoreductase — protein sequence MNTTNDSSKGNDGQALRIVVIGGTGLIGKEVVRLLQKKGHDVVVASPSTGVNILTGEGLANALNGAQVVVDVTNSPSFEEKAVLEFFQTAGRNIHAAEAAAGVKHHVALSVVGTDRLQESGYFRAKLAQENLIKTSGIPFSIVRATQFFEFVAAIAQSFANGDSIRATPEPFQPMAAADVSAAVADAALSGPTNGISDVAGPERVGMATLVRKHLAAQGDKREVIEDANAAYFGVKIDDKSLVPLGEARLGSVRYDEWLASQAVTAK from the coding sequence ATGAACACTACAAATGACAGCTCAAAGGGGAATGATGGACAGGCGCTCAGGATCGTGGTGATCGGGGGGACCGGACTGATTGGAAAGGAAGTGGTGAGACTTCTTCAAAAGAAGGGGCATGACGTGGTTGTGGCGTCTCCCTCCACAGGGGTGAATATTCTCACTGGTGAAGGCCTCGCCAACGCGCTCAATGGTGCCCAGGTCGTCGTGGATGTGACGAACTCGCCGTCGTTCGAAGAGAAGGCTGTGTTGGAGTTCTTCCAAACAGCCGGTCGCAACATCCACGCTGCGGAGGCTGCCGCAGGGGTGAAGCACCATGTGGCCCTTTCCGTGGTGGGCACGGATCGGCTTCAGGAAAGCGGCTACTTCCGTGCGAAGCTGGCCCAGGAAAACCTCATCAAGACGTCGGGTATTCCGTTCAGCATTGTACGTGCGACCCAATTCTTTGAATTTGTGGCCGCCATTGCGCAGTCCTTTGCCAACGGGGACTCCATTCGCGCCACGCCGGAGCCCTTCCAACCCATGGCGGCGGCGGATGTAAGTGCGGCCGTCGCTGACGCTGCCCTTTCCGGACCAACAAATGGCATCTCTGATGTCGCCGGACCGGAACGTGTAGGCATGGCCACACTCGTGCGCAAACATCTCGCTGCACAAGGAGACAAACGCGAAGTCATCGAGGATGCCAATGCAGCATACTTCGGTGTGAAGATTGATGACAAGTCTCTGGTGCCGCTGGGAGAAGCCAGGCTTGGCAGCGTGAGATATGACGAGTGGCTCGCTTCCCAGGCAGTCACAGCGAAGTGA
- a CDS encoding hemolysin family protein, with amino-acid sequence MTDLSDPASFQLLASSLVREWEFTTWDVLWRLGMVMFFVLLNGFFVAAEFAIVKVRESQLQAEAEEGNRQAVFAQSVVKHLDAYLSATQLGITLASIALGMAGEPLLAQMIEPWLFKVGVQSDNVVHGIAFGIAFTVITFLHVVLGELTPKSLAIRKSLPTTLWVCRPLHIFMVALKPFIFVLNGTANWLLKKLFHIDPVGESERVHSEEELKHIVAASEESDEVTETEKRIVLNALALNDRYVRDVMTPRKDVISLDVDEPFEVNLKLAIESKHTRFPLVEGHLDHSIGLVHIKDMLRLMQEPGSSGKDLRRIKRELLLVPEMMPVDKLLKQFLDKHAHLALAVDEYGGAVGIVTLDNVVEEIVGDIQDEFDTAEKPEFHRINDDEFDVEGTLNLYELNELTDLELESDEVTTISGYVTHALGHFPKQGETLRVEDYEVTATKVEARRIAQLHFKRVPKVDDEEGSESGSGQGEVETAKSN; translated from the coding sequence ATGACCGATCTCTCAGACCCTGCCTCGTTCCAGCTGCTCGCCTCCTCCTTGGTGCGCGAGTGGGAATTCACTACTTGGGATGTCCTGTGGAGGCTCGGAATGGTGATGTTTTTCGTGCTGCTGAATGGCTTCTTCGTGGCGGCGGAGTTCGCCATCGTGAAGGTGCGTGAGAGCCAGCTCCAGGCGGAAGCCGAAGAGGGTAATCGGCAGGCGGTGTTCGCCCAGTCCGTGGTGAAGCATCTGGACGCGTATCTTTCCGCCACTCAGCTGGGCATCACGCTGGCGAGTATCGCCCTCGGTATGGCGGGTGAGCCCCTGCTGGCGCAGATGATTGAGCCCTGGCTCTTCAAGGTGGGTGTGCAGAGTGACAACGTGGTGCACGGCATCGCCTTCGGCATTGCCTTCACCGTGATCACATTCCTGCACGTGGTGCTTGGGGAGCTGACGCCGAAGTCCCTGGCGATTCGCAAGTCTCTGCCCACCACCCTGTGGGTGTGCCGTCCCCTGCACATCTTCATGGTGGCACTGAAGCCCTTCATCTTTGTCCTGAACGGCACGGCAAACTGGCTGCTCAAGAAGCTCTTCCATATCGACCCTGTGGGCGAGAGCGAGCGCGTGCACTCTGAGGAGGAGCTCAAGCACATCGTGGCCGCCAGCGAAGAGTCGGACGAGGTGACGGAAACGGAGAAGCGCATCGTGCTGAATGCCCTGGCGCTCAATGACCGCTACGTACGCGACGTGATGACGCCACGCAAGGACGTGATTTCCCTGGATGTCGACGAGCCCTTTGAAGTGAATCTCAAGCTGGCCATTGAGTCCAAGCACACGCGCTTCCCACTGGTGGAAGGGCACCTCGACCATAGCATCGGCCTGGTGCACATCAAGGACATGCTCCGGCTCATGCAGGAGCCCGGGAGCTCTGGCAAGGACCTGCGCCGCATCAAGCGTGAGCTGCTGCTCGTGCCGGAGATGATGCCGGTGGACAAGCTGCTGAAGCAGTTCCTCGACAAGCACGCTCACCTCGCTCTTGCGGTGGACGAGTACGGTGGCGCTGTGGGGATTGTGACCCTCGACAACGTCGTGGAAGAGATTGTGGGTGACATTCAGGACGAGTTCGACACCGCTGAGAAGCCCGAATTCCACCGCATCAATGATGACGAGTTTGACGTGGAAGGTACGCTCAACCTCTACGAACTCAATGAGTTGACGGATCTTGAGCTGGAGAGTGACGAGGTTACGACCATCAGCGGCTACGTCACCCATGCACTCGGCCATTTCCCGAAGCAGGGCGAGACGCTCCGCGTGGAGGACTACGAAGTCACCGCTACCAAAGTGGAGGCGCGACGCATCGCGCAGCTCCACTTCAAGCGTGTGCCCAAGGTGGACGACGAAGAAGGCTCGGAGTCAGGCTCCGGTCAGGGCGAAGTAGAGACGGCGAAATCGAACTAA